A portion of the Thermoplasmata archaeon genome contains these proteins:
- a CDS encoding GNAT family N-acetyltransferase produces MEIKIRELEEKDLNEATNLISRLKRFNAEHDTLFSLNENLEEIVKKYLKDSIGRKERDALVAEDNGKIVGIIMVEIIDRLFYKPKNEARITEIYILPEYRKKGMGGKLVNQIMEREAKKGCMILTVEFPSENLLAHKFYTGQEMRSIISVYGKSLK; encoded by the coding sequence ATGGAAATAAAAATAAGAGAATTAGAAGAAAAGGATCTAAATGAGGCTACGAATTTAATATCCAGACTGAAGAGATTTAATGCAGAGCATGATACATTATTTTCTTTGAACGAAAATCTTGAAGAAATAGTAAAAAAATACTTGAAAGATTCTATAGGCCGCAAAGAGAGAGATGCGCTGGTAGCAGAAGATAATGGAAAGATTGTTGGAATAATTATGGTTGAAATCATTGACAGGTTATTTTATAAACCAAAAAATGAGGCTCGGATAACTGAAATCTATATATTACCAGAATATAGAAAAAAAGGGATGGGTGGAAAATTAGTCAACCAAATTATGGAAAGAGAAGCGAAAAAAGGTTGTATGATCCTTACAGTTGAGTTTCCCTCAGAAAATCTGTTGGCACATAAATTTTATACCGGACAGGAAATGAGAAGCATAATCTCAGTCTATGGTAAAAGTTTAAAATAA
- a CDS encoding NADP-dependent malic enzyme, with protein sequence MENEDSAGNPKYSEKALEYSKKYNGKIQTLPKVPVKELNDFSIWYTPGVAAVSLAIAKDADLSYDMTWRWNSVAIITDGTRVLGLGNIGPYGSLPVMEGKALIFKYLGGVDAVPIPVNVHDKDKIMDTVKAIEPAFGGINLEDIESPKCFYLLEKLSESMEIPVWHDDQLGTAGATLAGVFNALKLTGRSVRDTKVVFMGAGAANIATVKLFRAAGFNMENIIMVDSHGILHAEREDMDSLMNNNPWKYDLGLKTNGRKLKGSIQDALVGADILVSASRPGPGVIKGEWIKKMEKRAIVFALANPVPEIWPHEAKASGAEIVATGRSDFPNQINNSIVFPGVFRGALDSRTRKINEPMIIEASQELASFAEKRGINENYIIPNMEEWEVFPNVAAAIANKSVEEGLARKKATREEFYIKAKEIIGKNREIIEKLMKEGFIKDIER encoded by the coding sequence ATGGAAAATGAAGATTCTGCAGGAAATCCAAAATATTCAGAAAAAGCGTTAGAATACTCAAAAAAATATAATGGTAAGATCCAAACTTTGCCAAAGGTCCCTGTAAAGGAACTTAATGATTTTTCAATTTGGTATACTCCAGGCGTTGCAGCGGTATCTTTAGCTATCGCGAAAGATGCTGATCTTTCGTATGATATGACATGGCGATGGAACTCTGTAGCGATAATAACAGATGGCACTAGAGTATTAGGACTTGGAAACATTGGCCCTTATGGCTCATTACCGGTAATGGAAGGTAAAGCGCTAATATTCAAATATCTGGGAGGTGTAGATGCAGTGCCTATTCCTGTTAATGTTCATGACAAAGATAAGATTATGGATACTGTAAAGGCGATTGAGCCCGCATTTGGAGGTATAAACCTTGAAGATATAGAATCTCCAAAATGTTTTTATCTTCTAGAAAAATTGAGTGAGTCTATGGAGATACCAGTATGGCACGATGATCAACTGGGAACCGCTGGTGCCACTCTGGCCGGTGTATTTAATGCATTGAAATTAACTGGAAGAAGTGTAAGAGATACAAAGGTAGTATTTATGGGCGCAGGTGCTGCTAATATAGCAACCGTAAAACTGTTCAGAGCCGCTGGATTTAATATGGAGAATATCATCATGGTAGATTCACATGGCATACTGCATGCAGAGAGAGAGGACATGGATAGTTTAATGAATAATAATCCTTGGAAATATGATCTTGGATTAAAAACAAACGGGCGAAAATTAAAAGGAAGTATTCAGGATGCTCTTGTCGGTGCAGATATTCTCGTTAGTGCTTCACGTCCAGGGCCTGGTGTCATTAAAGGAGAATGGATTAAGAAAATGGAAAAACGTGCAATTGTATTTGCTCTTGCAAACCCTGTCCCTGAAATATGGCCACATGAAGCTAAGGCAAGCGGAGCGGAGATTGTAGCAACCGGAAGATCTGATTTTCCAAATCAGATAAATAACAGTATTGTATTTCCAGGCGTTTTTAGAGGTGCTCTTGATTCTCGTACTCGAAAAATTAATGAGCCGATGATTATCGAGGCTTCTCAAGAACTGGCATCTTTTGCTGAAAAGAGAGGGATAAATGAGAACTATATAATACCCAATATGGAAGAGTGGGAAGTTTTTCCAAATGTTGCAGCCGCTATAGCAAATAAATCTGTTGAAGAGGGACTTGCTAGAAAAAAGGCTACAAGAGAAGAATTTTATATTAAAGCTAAGGAAATAATTGGAAAAAATAGAGAAATAATTGAAAAGTTAATGAAGGAAGGTTTTATAAAGGATATAGAGAGGTGA